Within the Panulirus ornatus isolate Po-2019 chromosome 35, ASM3632096v1, whole genome shotgun sequence genome, the region gatgatggtgtgatggtgttggatgctgatgtgctggtggtggatgatggtgtggtagtggtggatgatgatgtggcggtggtggatgctggtgtgctggtgatggatgatggtgtggtggtgttggatgctggtgtggtggtggtggatgatggtgtggtggagctggatgctgatgtggtggtggtagatgatggtgtggtggtggtggatgacagtgtgatggtgttggatgCTGATGTagtggtagtggatgatggtgtggtggtggatgctgttgttgtggtggtggatgatggtgtggtggtggtggatgctggtgtgatggtggtggatgaaggtgtggtggtggtggatgatggtgtggtggtggtggaggatggtgtgaaggtggtggatgatggtgtggtggtggtggatgatggtgcggtggtggtggatggtggtgtggtggtggtggaggatggtgtgatggtgttggatgatggtgtGATGGCGTAGCctgctgatgtggtggtggtggatgctgatgtggtggtggtggatgatggtctggtgatggtggatgcttgtgtgctggtggtggatggtgtgatggtgttggatgcttgcgtggtggtggtggatgatggtctgGTGTTggatgacagtgtggtggtggtgaatgatggtcTGGTGATGGGGGatgcttgtgtggtggtggtggatgatggtgtggtgatggtagtggatgatgatgtgatggtgttggatgcttgtgtggtggtggtggatgatggtgtggtggtggtggatgatggtgtggtggtggtggatgatggtgtggtggtggtggatgatggtgtggtggtggtggatgatggtgtgatggtggtggatgatggtgtggtggtggtggatgatggtgtggtggtggtagtggatgatgatgtgatggtgttggatgcttgtgtggtggtggtggatgatgatgtgatggtgttggatgcttgtgtggtggtggtggatgatggtgtgatggtggtggatgatggtgtggtggtggtggatgatggtgtggtggtggtagttattgGTGTGGCAGAGTCTGCCGTCTCTATGCTCCTTGTTGGTATTGTATGCGTGGTTGTGGTGGCTACGGGCGTGGTTGTGGTGGCTATGGGCGTGGTTGTGGTAGCTACgggcgtggttgtggtggtcgagAAGATGGTCAGAGAGGTCGTAGTGGTCTCAGGCGTGGCCCTTGTGGTAGTAATACTAACAGTAGTAGAAGCAttggttgtagaagtagtagtagtagtagcagtggtaggcgtggtggaagGCGTGTCAGCAGTAGTAGATGTGGTGGCAGGCGTGGCAGCAGTAGTaggcgtggtggtgggcgtggttgtACGAGTCGTGCGCCTGGTTGTGGTGGCTGAGGGTGCGGTTGTAGGCAACATTACAGTAGCTGTAGACGTGGGCGTGGCAGTTGTAGGCGTAGTTGTAGGTGTAGTTATGGCAGTTGTAGGCGTAGTTGTAGGTGTAGTTATGGCAGTTGAAGGCGTAGTTGTAGGTGTAGTTATGGCAGTTGAAGgcgtagttgtagtagtggtaggggTAGTGGAAGGCACAGTGGTCGTGGCAGTTGTagacatagtagtagtagttgtggtctCGGTgcttgtgggtgtggtagtggttgtagcagGTGTGGTCATGGCGGtagcaggtgtggtagtggtggtagcaggtgTGGTCGTGGCGGTAGCAGGTGTGGTCGTAGTGGTAGCAGGTGTGGTCGTAGTGGtagcaggtgtggtagtggtggttgtaggtgtggtggtagcaggtgtggtcgtggtggtagcaggtgtagtagtggtggtggtggtagcaggtgtggtggtagcagGGGTGGTCGTGGGGGtagcagatgtggtggtggtagcaggtattgtggtggtggtagcaggtgtggtggtggtggtagtaggtgtggtggtggtggtggtagcaggtgtGGTCGTTGTGGTatcaagtgtggtggtggtggtagcaggtgtggtggtggtggtagcaggtgtggtggtggtggtggtagcaggtgtggtggtggtggtagcagatgtggtggtggcggtagcaCGTGTGGTCGTTGTGGTatcaagtgtggtggtggtggtagcaggtgtggtcgtggtggtagcaggtgtggtcgtggtggtctgcAGCCTAGTCGTAGACACAGGCGCCGTGGTAGTAGCACTGATAGTCGTCATCAATACAGTCGTACTTACAGTCGTATTCCACGACCTCGTTGCTGGCGAGGTCGTGCTGAGGTGGTCTGTTGTATTGGAGATGGTCAtgttggaggtgagggtgtggacgagggaggtcaggtcagccagggaggaggctgtgtggtggagggcgCGGCTGACCTTCTGTAAGGTCAGCAGGTCCTCGGCTGCTGTGGAGAAATAAGGTCAAGTTAGGTCAGTTATGACGGAGGAAAGGCTGCTGCCTCATGATAGACACAGGGAGGCCATTATAACTACTTCAGGTTGGAGATGAAGTTATTAAATCTTCCTTCATTGTTGACAAGGGTGGAGGGCAGTTTAAGACATGAACAGTTtgttggagggtggtgttggagaattcCTGGACGGGCGGTGTTGGAGGATTCTTAGGAGTGTGGAGGACACTGTTGGAGTATCTTGGGAGTGTGGCGTTGGAGAGCTCCTGGAGGGGCAGTGTTGGTTATACACAAATATAACAGGGAGCACGACAgtagataaagttcaagagacggggctcTTCCAATGGAGAGGCTCATCTCTCGTATAGTGCAAATcagtaaataggtaattacacacacacacacacacaaagtcaacCTCCACCTTTATACATTTGCCCACCACAGAAAACAAGGGAATAATGAAAAAGGTTTTCATAACCTTCTGGTTCCTAAGCCAGTTGGGTCATGTCGGCAGTGAGCAGTTCTTTTGAGAGATACAAAGATGAACTTTTACAGCGTCAAAGTTGTGGATAAACGGGATAAGCTAAGCGACTCAGATGTGAATGCTGAGAGTAAACTAAAAATTACAAAACTGTATATTATTAGGTAGAGTTCAAGGAGAAGTGGGCCcaagagtgcagaactccctcccccatacagtgcaaataggtaaaaGCAAATTGATAATTGAAATGAAGCGACAAACGTAACTTAGTCTGATTCCCTTTGATGACATCTTGCAGGATCACGCATCAAAACAATGAACACAGCCTTTTAAAAAGCACACTCATTAGATcatgaaatacaacagtcagcACCGTAGTCAGAACCACCGGTTCAGCATCGAAGTACAACTGGCCTCGTACGTACCTGGAGCAACCGGTACCAGGTCTACAACAGCCGGGAACGTACCGAACATAACCGGTAGTGCATCTTATATTGTCTGCTGGGCCTTCGCTCCAGCTGGGTTCAAGGCCGGGGGCGAAGAGGTGACTTAGATCTATGGCGGAAACTAATGTTGTGTACAGAAGTGAAACACAGTAAGACATGGCAGCCTGGATTATGAAGTTTACCGGGTTGTCAGTTCGCAAAATATCCTAGGCTATACGATTCTCCCCAGTCCTTTCTTCTGATATTTTTGTTTACCAGGCCTCGAGGGATGGCTTCTCTTCGTGGTTGGAACTTCTGACATAACGAGACAcaaatatggtaagagagagagagagagagagagagagagagagagagagagagagagagagagagagagagagagagagagagagagagagagagagagagctataatcTCTCGCACACCTCTCATATCCAAGACACCGCTCCACCCGCCAGTGTGAGGTGACAGCCCATCCAGTCTACCAGAAGCACTTAGCTATGAAGCTCTGTTTCCCCCAGGTGTCCACAGAGACATCCGGGGGAGATGTTAACACTTAGCTACGCTCGCTGGTTCACCTGATGGATGGAGAGTGTTCTCAGACCCggtggtaagggtaagagacgaaATAGACAGGATGAAATTGAACTCGATCCACCTGTCAGTTCATGGTCTTAACAGCATTGGTTGCTTCCGTCAGTCACCTAGAGCACATCTGTCGAACATATACACCTTCCTGCGACCACAGTGTGGCCTAGCCCTAGGGAGTTACGAGGCCACAGTCATCAGTAAGACAAACATTCACTAGAACACACAGACGTACAGGCAGTGTGTCAACTGATAATGCCATTGTGGTGTGGCTCACTACCTGCTGGCATATGACATCACCTGTCATGctctaccctccacacacgtTGTGTCCACCTGTCatgctccaccctccacacattgtGTCCACCTGTCATGCACCACCCGCCACATACTGTATTCACCTGCCatgctccaccctccacacactgtGTCCACCTGTCATGCATCACCCTCCACATACTGTATTCACCTGTCATGCACCACCCTCCCCACATTATGTCCACTTGTCatgctccaccctccacacatcatGTCCTCTTGTCATGCTCCACACATTATGTCCACCTGTCATGCACCACACATTATGTCCACCTGTCATGCACCACCCTCCACATAATGTATCCACTTGTCATgcaccaccctccacacatcaTGTCCTCTTGTCATGCTCCACACTCCACACATTATGTCCACCTGTCATACTCCACACATTATGTCCACCTGTCATGCACCACCCTCTACACATCATGTCCTCTTGTCATGCTCCACACTCCACACATCATGTCCACCTGTCATGTTCCACACTCCACACTTACGACaaaacctctccaccacccagaCCTACGAGTCTCACAGGCACCCACCTGACACGAGTCTGGGACCCACCTAACACGAAGTTGCCATCCATCTGACACGACACTGGCACCCACCTGACACGAGGTTGGCAGCCTCATGACACTAGATTAGCAGCCACCTGACACGAGACCGGCACCCACCTGACACGAGGTTGGCAGCCTCATGACACTAGATTAGCAGCCACCTGACACGAGACTGGCACCTACCTGACACGAAGTTGGCATCGTGCCATCCCCCAAGCTGCAACAGCAGCAATGTTGCCATCCACGTCACTGACCCAGGCAACATCCTTCGGGATGTAAATAGACACTTCCAGCTGACCCAGAGCAAGTGTTGCCACAGtattccctcctgacgaagataCAAAGAGAATACAACAATGATCACTTGCTGTGTTCGTGAGTCTCAACTTTATCACTTATTCCTTTATCCTTTTCTTCATAGTTTTTTTCCTCTTCACACAAGCACTGTAGTTTCCTCTGAGCAACTGTTGGTTGTTTACAAGCTGGTCTGGAAGGTCGCCGCTGCCGTGGAGCCAAACGCTCGACTGAAGCGATGCTTTACCCCCACATTGGTGGACACTCGATCAGTACATCCGGAGAGCACTTGAGTCCTCACACGAACTGGTGAAGCACCGCTGCCAGGGAGGGTCTGGTGCAGGAGTCCCCCACCCTCGTCACCAGCTATCTGCCGGAGATAGGCGGTCCCCAGCCCACGCGACAACAATACCCCCAGCTCGGCTAACGCGAGAGGTGTGCAGGTGTCAGTTAGCGCGCCTGGTGTCTGTATCGGccgcgcgcccgcccgcccgcccgtgcctgtgtgtgtatgtaggtacgTATGGTGGGTCTGGCAGTGTATCtgtgaaataataataacaataataataataataataataataataataataataatgataataatgataataataataataataataataataataataataataacaataataataataataataataataacaataataattataatgataataataataataataataataataataataataataataatattattattattatcattattattattattattattattataagcaaATACATGAACAAGAGACTAATGGTTTACCCAAAGAATAACGAGACATACACAATGCCTACACAACTCTAGTGTGAGGAGCATTATCAGCGAAGCTGCTGATGTCACTCGCACTGAAGCGCTTGACCTTCCTCGGACTGTCTGACCTCATTACACTCCACCAGCTTAGAGTGAGGTCAGAGACTAACAAGCCAGCTTCGCCCTTAATGATGGAACCTCCCAGACCCGCCTTCGTGACCAGAACTTCCTTGTCTGGTGTACAAACATCCGGGCATCACCATGGGAATGTCAAGCTGTCCGCCAGGCCTTTTTAGACACAAGCTCTCCTCCAACTGGCGCCCTGACGCCTCCCGCTATGACAATCAACTCAAGGAAACCCTGTGTGGCTTCTTCTGCCTTCGTCAGCAGTCCTCCATACCCCATTATTCCTATCTACCTTCTGGATCACTACGTAAGTCCTCCTGGCTCCATCACTTCTATATAATACCCAGCAAAGCACTGCTGTTATTGTTACCCCGTGTTCCAGTTCCGTAAACAGTGGAATTTGCAATCAGGGAGGGTAAAAATTAGTCTTTCCACTGAggtgtgggtcagtgtgtgaATCTAATGATCGATTTATCTATTTGTACTTTATGGGGGAGGGTCAGGCTGCACCTTCTTGCTTTGGAGCAatgtttttttcctcttccacacatcgACGTGGAGCCTCGACCGAGAGGATGGATGTCTGTGCAACAAATGCAGGCAAATGAGGAGACATTACAACATGTtacgagagaggaaagaaaacgcgAGAGACATATGACGAGTGTTCACCTCAGCCCACAAGTAGGAGCGGTTATAGTGTTGCTTAGGATCTGACACGCAAAAGGAACTGATGTGAGGAGATCAACCATTATTCTCTGAAGTGATAAGGTACCTCCGTGTGCTGCACAAGGAGTGGACGCGCGAGTAGAAGTCGAACTATCACGCAGAACGGCCTAATCTCAACCAGTACATACATGAGCACAGTGGGAGAGAATTGGGATATATCTAGTCATTTCGTACCCAGAAGAAAACCAATATGCAAATTTTAGTATAAATCAATTCTATAGttacacacgatatatatatacttcggtgTGATGGtgtgatttaaataactttaagtagtggcacctgatgaggtggattgtctccaagaaacatgtcgtgccaatAGTActggaaaattacatgttaaataaaatcatatgaactcctacagaagtgcgatttcaccttcataactttcatcacggacaagtgtgatcatcatacacacacacacacacacacacattatatatatatatatatatatatatatatatatatatatatatatatatatatatatatatatatatatacaaaacttaaaaaaaaggacTCATAATCCTTCAAGGAAAAtcccctctctctaccacagCCATTACCACACATTCAAAAGTTTACCAGTTCTGCCCCTGAGCCCGCCAGACCCGGCCTCTTCtacgtcatcagtgcctcacaGTCTCTCGGGAAGTGACGACACATTACAGTAACTCCGTCCCCCAACTCAGTAGAAGTCTTGTGTATACATACCTGTGCTTCAACAGACGCTGCCAGTGTCTATACAGTAGTTTGGTCATGGGAAGACCTCCTGCACCGACCACTCCCTCAGTAGATACTTCGACTTCAATCCTTCGCAACCTGGCACGACGCAAGACATCTATGTATCCTCCTTGCGTATGACATCTGACTGACTGTGTATAGGGCACCACGCCACTCTCACAATTTGTTTTTAATGCTAAAAATATGGCTTAATACCCAGATCATGAGAGTTCTACTTGCTAATAAATCATTGTGTTTTCTTGTCTATTGATTCCTTTTCAGTAGGTTAAGTAGACAACTGCGTGAGCATACAACACTATCGTACCTCCCGTGTCCATGTTGACGTACCTCCCGTGTCCATGTTGGACGTCTGTAATAAGTTACCTATATATCTAAGTCACCAATGCCTAGCTAACATTACCCCTGGCTTCAGTTGTTCTTACAACATGGATGGTTATCTGCGACTTACAGACGAATTCCCCACCACTGATGTGAACGGCATGACACACTGACGAGGGGAAGAGTGTACCGGAAGCCACTCTTCTCCCACGCAAGAGGGAAACACCacaaggtcaccaccacctccctaccaTTATTCGAGAAGCTTGCGCAACCACGGACATATGCACGATTTCTGCTACTCCGGGAAAATAGACTTCAGTTGAGATTTACGGGACTTTTAACACGAAACTTTGATTTATTTTTAAGAAACACTAGACTTAATAATGGCACTGCATCCATCTCGCCGTATTTT harbors:
- the LOC139760141 gene encoding uncharacterized protein isoform X2, which produces MLPGSVTWMATLLLLQLGGWHDANFVSAEDLLTLQKVSRALHHTASSLADLTSLVHTLTSNMTISNTTDHLSTTSPATRSWNTTVSTTVLMTTISATTTAPVSTTRLQTTTTTPATTTTTPATTTTTLDTTTTTRATATTTSATTTTTPATTTTTTPATTTTTPATTTTTLDTTTTTPATTTTTTPTTTTTTPATTTTIPATTTTSATPTTTPATTTPATTTTTTTPATTTTTPATTTPTTTTTTPATTTTTPATTTTTPATATTTPATTTTTPATAMTTPATTTTTPTSTETTTTTTMSTTATTTVPSTTPTTTTTTPSTAITTPTTTPSTAITTPTTTPTTAITTPTTTPTTATPTSTATVMLPTTAPSATTTRRTTRTTTPTTTPTTAATPATTSTTADTPSTTPTTATTTTTSTTNASTTVSITTTRATPETTTTSLTIFSTTTTTPVATTTTPIATTTTPVATTTTHTIPTRSIETADSATPITTTTTPSSTTTTPSSTTITPSSTTTTQASNTITSSSTTTTQASNTITSSSTTTTTPSSTTTTPSSTTITPSSTTTTPSSTTTTPSSTTTTPSSTTTTPSSTTTTQASNTITSSSTTITTPSSTTTTQASPITRPSFTTTTLSSNTRPSSTTTTQASNTITPSTTSTQASTITRPSSTTTTSASTTTTSAGYAITPSSNTITPSSTTTTPPSTTTAPSSTTTTPSSTTFTPSSTTTTPSSTTTTPSSTTITPASTTTTPSSTTTTTASTTTPSSTTTTSASNTITLSSTTTTPSSTTTTSASSSTTPSSTTTTPASNTTTPSSITSTPASTTATSSSTTTTPSSTTSTSASNTITPSSTTTSSSSNTTTSPSSSATPSSITITPSSTTTTSSYTTATPSSTTTTPSSTTTTPSSITITPSSTTTTSSYTTATPSSTNTTPSSSTTTPSSTTTISSYDTATPSSSTTTSSSTSTTPSSNTATLSSTTTTPSSNITTPSSNTAIPSSNTTTPSSNTAIPSSNTITPSSSTATPSSNTTPSSTTTTPSSNTTTPASNTAIPSSNTATLSSNTTTPSSNTAIPSSTNTIPSSDTTTLSSSTQPTIATGRTIPALREATSDTSATGDNTDTTFQPSLATTDTTFQPLLTTTTTLSPHSEGEAGRQKFDEDDEDEDLGKNSDSRNKNRRRRRRATARLRQELRGGAGGGEVGGVVRWSDDGPGRRLAGAGPRPRRQAAHTFDDDDSEASGATGKQGPSHVPGNETVPRNSTWWDRVNVTVRSIQGLVEEVAAGATDDDHALRLEKEAYTLDDLVAEGSKDPQVVLQGADDDILQIMDTADHVAEDVRNVTKIVDNAINQGEKEKLAKIVGVSLLAVVLVCLLVTMCVIGIRPCARSDKLYITHVKSHPGSLSHVYLDDSTSVISNNSYVSHQEVGRPLSREVNGSGPYLPLSTFRESET
- the LOC139760141 gene encoding uncharacterized protein isoform X3, yielding MLPGSVTWMATLLLLQLGGWHDANFVSAAEDLLTLQKVSRALHHTASSLADLTSLVHTLTSNMTISNTTDHLSTTSPATRSWNTTVSTTVLMTTISATTTAPVSTTRLQTTTTTPATTTTTPATTTTTLDTTTTTRATATTTSATTTTTPATTTTTTPATTTTTPATTTTTLDTTTTTPATTTTTTPTTTTTTPATTTTIPATTTTSATPTTTPATTTPATTTTTTTPATTTTTPATTTPTTTTTTPATTTTTPATTTTTPATATTTPATTTTTPATAMTTPATTTTTPTSTETTTTTTMSTTATTTVPSTTPTTTTTTPSTAITTPTTTPSTAITTPTTTPTTAITTPTTTPTTATPTSTATVMLPTTAPSATTTRRTTRTTTPTTTPTTAATPATTSTTADTPSTTPTTATTTTTSTTNASTTVSITTTRATPETTTTSLTIFSTTTTTPVATTTTPIATTTTPVATTTTHTIPTRSIETADSATPITTTTTPSSTTTTPSSTTITPSSTTTTQASNTITSSSTTTTQASNTITSSSTTTTTPSSTTTTPSSTTITPSSTTTTPSSTTTTPSSTTTTPSSTTTTPSSTTTTQASNTITSSSTTITTPSSTTTTQASPITRPSFTTTTLSSNTRPSSTTTTQASNTITPSTTSTQASTITRPSSTTTTSASTTTTSAGYAITPSSNTITPSSTTTTPPSTTTAPSSTTTTPSSTTFTPSSTTTTPSSTTTTPSSTTITPASTTTTPSSTTTTTASTTTPSSTTTTSASNTITLSSTTTTPSSTTTTSASSSTTPSSTTTTPASNTTTPSSITSTPASTTATSSSTTTTPSSTTSTSASNTITPSSTTTSSSSNTTTSPSSSATPSSITITPSSTTTTSSYTTATPSSTTTTPSSTTTTPSSITITPSSTTTTSSYTTATPSSTNTTPSSSTTTPSSTTTISSYDTATPSSSTTTSSSTSTTPSSNTATLSSTTTTPSSNITTPSSNTAIPSSNTTTPSSNTAIPSSNTITPSSSTATPSSNTTPSSTTTTPSSNTTTPASNTAIPSSNTATLSSNTTTPSSNTAIPSSTNTIPSSDTTTLSSSTQPTIATGRTIPALREATSDTSATGDNTDTTFQPSLATTDTTFQPLLTTTTTLSPHSEGEAGRQKFDEDDEDEDLGKNSDSRNKNRRRRRRATARLRQELRGGAGGGEVGGVVRWSDDGPGRRLAGAGPRPRRQAAHTFDDDDSEASGATGKQGPSHVPGNETVPRNSTWWDRVNVTVRSIQGLVEEVAAGATDDDHALRLEKEAYTLDDLVAEGSKDPQVVLQGADDDILQIMDTADHVAEDVRNVTKIVDNAINQGEKEKLAKIVGVSLLAVVLVCLLVTMCVIGIRPCARSDKLYITHVKWCRVR
- the LOC139760141 gene encoding uncharacterized protein isoform X1, producing the protein MLPGSVTWMATLLLLQLGGWHDANFVSAAEDLLTLQKVSRALHHTASSLADLTSLVHTLTSNMTISNTTDHLSTTSPATRSWNTTVSTTVLMTTISATTTAPVSTTRLQTTTTTPATTTTTPATTTTTLDTTTTTRATATTTSATTTTTPATTTTTTPATTTTTPATTTTTLDTTTTTPATTTTTTPTTTTTTPATTTTIPATTTTSATPTTTPATTTPATTTTTTTPATTTTTPATTTPTTTTTTPATTTTTPATTTTTPATATTTPATTTTTPATAMTTPATTTTTPTSTETTTTTTMSTTATTTVPSTTPTTTTTTPSTAITTPTTTPSTAITTPTTTPTTAITTPTTTPTTATPTSTATVMLPTTAPSATTTRRTTRTTTPTTTPTTAATPATTSTTADTPSTTPTTATTTTTSTTNASTTVSITTTRATPETTTTSLTIFSTTTTTPVATTTTPIATTTTPVATTTTHTIPTRSIETADSATPITTTTTPSSTTTTPSSTTITPSSTTTTQASNTITSSSTTTTQASNTITSSSTTTTTPSSTTTTPSSTTITPSSTTTTPSSTTTTPSSTTTTPSSTTTTPSSTTTTQASNTITSSSTTITTPSSTTTTQASPITRPSFTTTTLSSNTRPSSTTTTQASNTITPSTTSTQASTITRPSSTTTTSASTTTTSAGYAITPSSNTITPSSTTTTPPSTTTAPSSTTTTPSSTTFTPSSTTTTPSSTTTTPSSTTITPASTTTTPSSTTTTTASTTTPSSTTTTSASNTITLSSTTTTPSSTTTTSASSSTTPSSTTTTPASNTTTPSSITSTPASTTATSSSTTTTPSSTTSTSASNTITPSSTTTSSSSNTTTSPSSSATPSSITITPSSTTTTSSYTTATPSSTTTTPSSTTTTPSSITITPSSTTTTSSYTTATPSSTNTTPSSSTTTPSSTTTISSYDTATPSSSTTTSSSTSTTPSSNTATLSSTTTTPSSNITTPSSNTAIPSSNTTTPSSNTAIPSSNTITPSSSTATPSSNTTPSSTTTTPSSNTTTPASNTAIPSSNTATLSSNTTTPSSNTAIPSSTNTIPSSDTTTLSSSTQPTIATGRTIPALREATSDTSATGDNTDTTFQPSLATTDTTFQPLLTTTTTLSPHSEGEAGRQKFDEDDEDEDLGKNSDSRNKNRRRRRRATARLRQELRGGAGGGEVGGVVRWSDDGPGRRLAGAGPRPRRQAAHTFDDDDSEASGATGKQGPSHVPGNETVPRNSTWWDRVNVTVRSIQGLVEEVAAGATDDDHALRLEKEAYTLDDLVAEGSKDPQVVLQGADDDILQIMDTADHVAEDVRNVTKIVDNAINQGEKEKLAKIVGVSLLAVVLVCLLVTMCVIGIRPCARSDKLYITHVKSHPGSLSHVYLDDSTSVISNNSYVSHQEVGRPLSREVNGSGPYLPLSTFRESET